A stretch of Aspergillus nidulans FGSC A4 chromosome VI DNA encodes these proteins:
- a CDS encoding glycoside hydrolase family 2 protein (transcript_id=CADANIAT00009866), translating to MSNQYPRPDFARGNITWTSLNGPWSFLFDDSNAGLSQEWQTTGLPEEADGHKRTQITVPYAFQAPASGINLQEAHEVIWYERTVPDIRPSSQTAADARVLLRFGAVDYESAVWVDGIQYASHRGGYVPFDVDITDAFISAGQRKDTVRVTVRVRDSPTDLTQPRGKQYWGPVPESIFYTPTSGIWQNVWVEVVPKTRIADSSGGTLLRGDDIDGGVLRGVVALAGKKGDGERYFVRISTSLNGTEIAETTVAVPENEHSAPFELNVRSERLIGGESSYNGLALWSPEHPNLYDIAIQLALTEGTVLDQVSTTVGMRKITWDTGDSTFRLNGKPYFQTLCLDQGYWPSTGLTPPSGDALKEDIILAKKMGLNGCRKHQKVEDPLFYYWADRLGYLVWGEIGNAYEFSGEYVDRFNEEWERVVMRDRNHPCVVAWTPVNESWGYKNLKGDAVQRGHIRELYRLTKSLDPTRPVNDNCGWEHVQTDLTTYHDYSDSAELAQICSKMDGGILARKLNGEMFTDPIASSDGSVIDPGSRHTPGAPVICSEFGGVNIAPAKDGNAPGSERDWGYTTAADPEDLLKRLERLFMAVVRGGYTCGFVYTQLTDIEQEVNGLYSFDRREKVPSDRVRKLMDEAREYYYEKVAPKT from the exons ATGTCCAATCAGTATCCTCGCCCCGACTTTGCCAGGGGGAACATTACCTGGACCTCCCTCAACGGCCCATggtccttcctcttcgacgaCTCCAACGCTGGCCTCTCGCAAGAATGGCAGACCACCGGTCTCCCCGAAGAGGCAGACGGCCATAAAAGGACCCAGATCACTGTTCCCTACGCATTCCAAGCACCGGCTTCAGGGATCAACCTCCAGGAAGCCCACGAGGTCATCTGGTACGAGCGCACGGTGCCCGACATCCGGCCCTCGAGTCAAACTGCCGCGGACGCCAGGGTCCTCCTGCGCTTCGGCGCAGTCGACTACGAGTCTGCGGTGTGGGTTGATGGGATTCAGTATGCTTCGCACAGAGGCGGGTACGTCCCGTTCGATGTAGACATTACCGATGCATTCATATCCGCCGGACAACGGAAAGATACCGTGCGGGTGACCGTGCGTGTGCGAGACTCGCCGACGGACCTGACGCAGCCGAGGGGGAAGCAGTACTGGGGTCCTGTACCCGAGAGCATATTCTATACACCGACGAGCGGGATCTGGCAGAACGTCTGGGTGGAGGTTGTGCCGAAGACGCGGATCGCGGATTCGAGTGGTGGAACTCTGCTGAGAGGGGACGATATTGACGGAGGAGTGCTCAGGGGCGTCGTGGCTCTGGCTGGAAAGAAGGGGGATGGTGAGAGATATTTTGTGCGGATCTCTACGTCCCTAAACGGCACAGAGATAGCTGAGACCACGGTCGCGGTGCCTGAGAACGAGCACTCGGCCCCGTTCGAGCTGAATGTCCGCAGTGAGAGGCTTATTGGCGGCGAGTCCTCGTACAACGGACTGGCGCTGTGGTCGCCAGAGCATCCCAACCTCTACGACATTGCCATCCAGTTGGCCCTAACCGAGGGAACCGTCCTCGACCAGGTCAGTACGACCGTAGGCATGCGCAAGATCACCTGGGATACCGGTGACAGCACGTTCCGGCTGAATGGGAAGCCCTACTTCCAGACCCTGTGTCTCGACCAAGGCTACTGGCCCTCGACGGGCCTGACCCCGCCGTCCGGCGACGCGCTGAAAGAAGACATCATTctcgcgaagaagatggggCTTAACGGATGCCGGAAACACCAAAAGGTCGAGGACCCGCTATTCTACTATTGGGCTGATCGGCTGGGGTATCTGGTCTGGGGCGAGATCGGGAACGCATACGAATTCAGCGGCGAGTATGTGGACCGCTTCAATGAGGAGTGGGAGCGCGTAGTTATGCGCGATCGCAACCATCCGTGTGTGGTTGCATGGACGCCCGTCAATGAGAGCTGGGGGTATAAGAATCTGAAGGGTGATGCGGTTCAGAGGGGGCATATCCGAGAACTATATCGGTTGACCAA GTCGCTCGATCCGACTCGGCCCGTAAACGACAACTGTGGCTGGGAGCATGTGCAGACCGATCTGACGACATACCACGACTACAGCGACTCCGCCGAGCTGGCGCAGATCTGCAGCAAAATGGACGGCGGCATCCTGGCGCGGAAGCTCAATGGCGAGATGTTCACAGACCCGATCGCCTCGTCTGATGGCTCTGTCATTGACCCGGGCTCGAGGCATACCCCTGGCGCACCGGTGATATGCTCTGAGTTCGGGGGCGTGAATATCGCTCCTGCAAAAGACGGCAATGCGCCCGGCTCAGAAAGGGACTGGGGTTATACAACGGCTGCAGACCCGGAAGACCTGCTGAAGAGATTGGAGCGGTTGTTTATGGCGGTCGTTCGGGGAGGCTATACATGTGGGTTTGTCTATACGCAGCT AACGGACATCGAGCAAGAGGTCAATGGACTCTACTCATTCGATCGACGCGAGAAGGTCCCGTCTGACCGGGTTAGGAAGCTTATGGATGAGGCGAGGGAGTACTACTACGAGAAGGTTGCGCCAAAGACTTAA
- a CDS encoding fungal specific transcription factor domain-containing protein (transcript_id=CADANIAT00009867): MVWQLCGSVTRVGIARSGMLQGLDCASTVTFYRCDGRQPCATCLSTGEDCLYGAEAIPKSKSDLILDVVLRSENMLRAMSGHLVRAPTHSLLGPTSPVDPRIASSPLAFFSPLTIDTAHHPPSSPDQISNAVLPQFHSSTTESILAWPHFKDLQTLRRNYRGSVFQLESQRAPLRNRSSVVLPYMGQGELDCLLNSFERNVNFWYPTLSRTTRTEVEVRVLSNSLEEDVDSCLALLVMALGCASELVRCATTDRPDTPDAEKLRRWQLLSGLYFDIAFKKIYLAQAESCTEAVQCLFYTALFFAFLQRPIQAWSFISAAATKCRLLLSYSTSDTPSEKLECLRRIFWSCYILESDYLAELAALPHTGIAEIESSIPLPGQYHTHASSSTEEESSLYFLACISMRRLLNRVHDLLYARNNGVASDINQFPPVVAELDHQLNKWRDLLPSAFHFDLSRAPAGSMEAGFLRQRYLTCKSVIYRPYLTLALSLTTRADPISPMVYEGCKTCLEACCLHAQNLNAFPQTVMIDTWICSLSMASVMLIALATAADSSLRVCLPEDVTEIGPNLTKHLLRWMQVPGQGVSPSVLQSVRLIEDASASLDEILCG, encoded by the exons ATGGTTTGGCAATTGTGTGGCAGTGTGACTCGTGTCGGCATCGCAAGGTCAGGTATGCTGCAAGGCCTCGACTGTGCTTCGACGGTAACATTCTACAGATGCGATGGCCGCCAGCCATGTGCTACGTGCTTGTCTACGGGCGAAGACTGCCTCTACGGGGCCGAGGCCATACC caagagCAAATCGGATCTGATCCTAGACGTGGTCCTGCGCTCAGAGAATATGCTGCGTGCAATGTCTGGGCACCTGGTGAGGGCTCCCACC CACTCTTTGCTGGGCCCAACGAGCCCAGTCGACCCCAGGATTGCATCCTCTCCGCTGGCCTTTTTCTCGCCTTTAACGATCGACACGGCGCATCACCCGCCTAGTTCGCCCGACCAGATCTCGAACGCCGTCCTTCCTCAATTCCATTCGTCCACGACCGAGTCAATCCTGGCATGGCCGCATTTCAAGGACCTCCAGACCCTGCGGCGCAACTACCGCGGGTCTGTTTTCCAACTGGAGAGCCAGCGGGCGCCGCTCAGGAACCGGTCGTCCGTCGTGCTGCCGTACATGGGCCAGGGGGAACTCGACTGTCTCCTCAACTCGTTTGAACGGAACGTCAACTTTTGGTACCCGACCCTCTCCCGGACCACCAGGacggaggtggaggtgcgGGTCCTGTCGAATAGCCTCGAGGAGGACGTCGACTCGTGCCTGGCCCTGCTGGTAATGGCCCTGGGATGCGCCAGCGAGCTCGTCCGCTGCGCCACGACGGACCGTCCAGACACCCctgatgctgagaagctTCGTCGATGGCAGCTGCTGAGTGGGCTCTATTTCGATATCGCCTTCAAGAAGATCTATCTCGCCCAGGCCGAGTCCTGCACGGAGGCGGTGCAGTGTCTCTTCTACACAGC gctcttcttcgcctttttGCAACGGCCAATCCAGGCCTGGTCGTTCATCAGCGCGGCCGCAACCAAGTGCCGCTTGCTGCTCTCGTATTCCACATCCGACACCCCTAGCGAGAAACTCGAATGCCTTCGCCGCATCTTCTGGTCTTGCTATATCCTGGAAAG CGACTacctcgccgagctcgccGCGCTTCCGCATACTGGGATCGCAGAAATCGAATCCTCTATCCCCCTACCGGGACAATACCACACACacgcttcctccagcacagAAGAGGAATCCTCGCTCTACTTCCTCGCCTGCATCTCGATGCGCCGTCTGCTCAACCGCGTGCATGATCTCCTGTACGCACGCAACAACGGCGTCGCCTCCGATATCAACCAGTTCCCGCCGGTCGTCGCCGAACTGGACCACCAGCTCAATAAATGGAGGGACTTGCTGCCGTCTGCATTCCACTTCGATCTTAGCCGCGCTCCCGCCGGATCCATGGAGGCGGGTTTCCTCCGCCAACGCTATCTGACCTGTAAAAGCGTGATCTACCGGCCGTACCTCACTCTGGCGCTCTCACTCACCACGCGAGCGGACCCCATCTCGCCGATGGTCTATGAAGGATGTAAGACCTGCCTGGAGGCCTGTTGTCTCCACGCGCAGAACCTGAATGCGTTTCCGCAGACGGTTATGATCGACACGTGGATTTGCTCGCTCTC TATGGCGTCCGTGATGCTGATTGCGCTTGCGACTGCAGCAGATAGCTCTCTACGCGTATGTCTCCCAGAGGATGTGACCGAGATCGGGCCCAATCTGACCAAGCACCTGCTGCGGTGGATGCAAGTGCCGGGCCAGGGGGTCTCGCCGAGCGTGCTGCAAAGTGTCAGACTCATTGAGGACGCAAGCGCGTCTCTTGACGAGATTCTGTGTGGATAA
- a CDS encoding hexose transporter lacpA (transcript_id=CADANIAT00009868) produces MADEKTVQPSAEQEAVGEAEEVRVAHDALNAKYSPLTWSMFRLYLCLIIPYLCGTLNGYDGSLMGGLNAMETYLDFFNMETSGSSTGIVFALYNIGSIPAVFFTGPVNDYWGRRCGMFVGALIIVIGTCIQSPSVNRGMFLAGRFILGFGVSFCCVSAPCYVSEMAHPAWRYAPIFEGLSTKEILTVVSRGTITGLYNCTWYIGSILASWVVYGCSQLDNANSFRIPIWCQLISSALVVLGVWFIPESPRWLMAQDRAEDAAKILTRYHGENDPDHPLVHLQLKEMQQSIATDASDKKWWDYRELYTGHSARRRLICVLGMACFGQISGNSVTSYYLPVMLENAGIVSESRKLLFNGIYPPLSLIGAVVGARMTDTIGRRPLLIYSLLFCSVAFAIITGTSKLATDDPTNTAAANTTIAFIYLFGIVFSFGWTPLQSMYIAETLTTTTRAKGTAVGNLASSIASTIIQYSSGPAFKDIQYYFYLVFVFWDLIEIVIMYFYFPETKDRTLEELEEVFSAPNPVKRSLVKRDAATVLNTMQVEQRELVYIPATMGTTYSRRSEFLWQSLSSANDLRPA; encoded by the exons ATGGCTGACGAGAAGACTGTCCAGCCTTCTGCAGAGCAGGAGGCAGTAGGAGAAGCCGAGGAAGTGAGGGTCGCCCACGATGCGCTCAACGCCAAATACAGCCCCTTGACCTGGTCGATGTTCCGTCTCTACCTGTGTCTTATCATTCCATACCTGTGCGGGACCCTTAATGGATACGACGGCTCCCTCATGGGAGGACTGAACGCGATGGAGACGTACCTGgacttcttcaacat GGAGACATCGGGATCCAGCACCGGGATCGTCTTTGCCCTCTACAATATCGGTTCGATTCcagccgtcttcttcacgGGGCCGGTCAACGACTACTGGGGCCGACGATGCGGCATGTTTGTTGGCGCCCTGATCATCGTTATCGGGACCTGCATCCAAAGTCCGTCTGTAAACAGAGGGATGTTCCTCGCTGGGCGGTTTATCCTTGGATTTGGTGTCAGCTTTTGCTGTGTGTCTGCGCCGTGCTATGTTAGTGAAATGGCACATCCGGCGTGGAGGTATGCACCGATTTTCGAAGGCCTAAGCACGAAGGAGATACTGACGGTTGTTTCTAGAGGCACAATTACGGGGCTCTATAACTGCACCTG GTACATCGGCTCCATCCTCGCTAGCTGGGTTGTTTACGGCTGCTCACAGCTCGACAATGCCAACTCCTTCCGCATCCCGATCTGGTGCCAGCTGATATCGTCCGCCCTTGTCGTGCTCGGAGTCTGGTTTATCCCCGAGTCCCCTCGCTGGCTGATGGCGCAGGACCGTGCAGAAGACGCCGCAAAGATTCTTACCAGATACCACGGGGAGAACGACCCCGATCACCCTCTCGtgcatctccagctcaaagaGATGCAGCAGAGCATCGCCACCGATGCATCAGACAAGAAATGGTGGGACTACCGCGAGCTCTACACCGGCCACTCTGCACGTCGCAGGCTCATCTGCGTGCTCGGCATGGCCTGTTTTGGCCAGATCTCCGGCAACAGCGTCACCAGCTACTACCTCCCGGTCATGCTGGAGAACGCCGGTATTGTCAGCGAGAGCAGGAAACTCCTCTTCAACGGCATCTATCCCCCACTCTCGCTCATCGGGGCTGTCGTCGGCGCCCGCATGACAGACACCATCGGCCGACGCCCGCTACTCATCtactccctcctcttctgctctgtcgccttcgccatcatcaccggAACCTCGAAGCTGGCAACCGACGATCCCACCAACACCGCCGCTGCCAACACCACAATCGCCTTCATCTACCTTTTTGGCatcgtcttctcctttggcTGGACCCCGCTTCAGTCAATGTACATCGCCGAGACCCTCACAACAACGACCCGCGCCAAGGGCACCGCAGTGGGGAATCTGGCCTCGTCCATCGCGAGCACGATCATCCAGTACAGCTCTGGCCCGGCTTTCAAGGATATTCAGTACTACTTTTACCTCGTCTTTGTGTTCTGGGACCTGATTGAGATCGTCATTATGTACTTCTACTTTCCTGAGACCAAAGACCGCacgctcgaggagctggaagaagtctTTTCGGCCCCGAATCCGGTCAAGAGGAGTCTTGTCAAGAGAGATGCGGCGACGGTGTTGAATACGATGCAGGTGGAGCAGCGGGAATTG GTTTACATACCTGCTACTATGGGCACTACTTATTCTCGTCGGTCAGAGTTCTTGTGGCAGTCTCTCAGTAGTGCAAACGATCTTCGACCTGCATGA
- a CDS encoding uncharacterized protein (transcript_id=CADANIAT00009869), with protein sequence MARQRPTRPAEGPAESTSHEQSVENDPVRLTEGPVEPMSAVERRQDVYESAAGSTLDSCRVLQHMKTDAAALARESAQAATPNVDAPARLPVGTEEDRNSMAVFSANDIGGEASTLQNQYPPTKAASASPSACGSGHLKTASLPSSSSSLRKSRFNTLSDEVTSALSVVYRELEEVPLLRKTVADLEQKMAGLRQELSIYQKRDFSEQEDGRR encoded by the exons ATGGCCCGGCAGCGTCCCACGCGCCCTGCGGAAGGCCCGGCCGAGAGCACGAGTCACGAGCAAAGCGTCGAAAATGATCCTGTCAGACTGACTGAAGGACCAGTGGAGCCTATGTCTGCCGTTGAACGGAGACAGGACGTTTATGA AAGCGCCGCGGGATCGACGCTGGACAGCTGTCGTGTGCTTCAACATATGAAAACGGATGCTGCTGCCCTGGCCCGGGAATCAGCACAAGCGGCGACTCCGAATGTAGATGCGCCTGCACGGTTGCCTGTTGGGACTGAAGAAGACCGAAACAGCATGGCTGTATTTTCCGCCAACGACATTGGAGGGGAAGCTTCTACCCTCCAGAACCAGTACCCTCCTACAAaggctgcttctgcttctccttctgcttgTGGCTCTGGACATTTGAAGACGGCGTCATtaccatcatcgtcatcatctctACGGAAATCCCGCTTCAACACGTTATCCGACGAAGTCACCTCTGCGCTTTCCGTCGTCTACCGCGAACTCGAAGAGGTTCCTTTATTGCGTAAAACTGTGGCAGATCTCgagcagaagatggctggTCTTCGCCAGGAGCTGAGCATCTACCAGAAACGAGATTTCTCTGAGCAGGAGGATGGGAGGCGGTAA
- a CDS encoding dihydrofolate reductase family protein (transcript_id=CADANIAT00009870), with protein sequence MPPHTRTWKARVFAATSLDGAIARRDHDVSWLTQPEPNPAHKAPTHSAARSTPSTEQHAAEVDFMVMGRRTFEVCIGFPEWPYPAKKLLVLSATSAASACKLLNHESGSAITEHLQHVRVVASPEEADRILTEEGASLVYVDGGKTVQEFLRRGWVDEMVLTLAPVLLGGDEGRPRLFGDLPADIRFTLCGVDVIENGMLRLYTLGQPQL encoded by the exons ATGCCTCCTCATACCCGCACCTGGAAAGCTCGCGTCTTCGCAGCAACAAGCCTAGACGGCGCCATTGCACGCCGGGACCACGATGTCAGCTGGCTTACACAACCAGAGCCAAACCCAGCCCATAAGGCCCCGACGCACTCAGCGGCAAGATCAACGCCGTCTACAGAACAGCACGCGGCCGAAGTCGATTTTATGGTCATGGGCCGTCGAACGTTCGAGGTTTGTATTGGTTTTCCAGAGTGGCCGTACCCGGCGAAGAAGCTGCTTGTCCTGAGCGCAACGTCGGCGGCTTCGGCTTGCAAGCTTTTGAATCATGAGAGCGGCAGTGCTATTACTGAGCACTTGCAACATGTCCGGGTGGTCGCGTCTCCCGAGGAGGCCGACAGGATCTTGACTGAGGAGGGCGCGAGTCTGGTGTATGTGGACGGCGGCAAGACGGTCCAGGAGTTCCTGAGGCGCGGCTGGGTAGACGAGATGGTCCTTACGCTGGCCCCTGTTCTGCTGGGAGGGGATGAGGGGAGGCCAAGGTTGTTTGGTGATCTCCCTGCGGATATCCGCTTCACGCTCTGTGGAGTAGATGTCATTGAGAATGGGATG CTTCGTCTCTATACTCTGGGACAACCCCAATTATGA
- a CDS encoding protein urhA (transcript_id=CADANIAT00009871) — MALTKATAHAAVSRLITNLINIKDTTGQFLLRLEDGRVIDTKSWAGWEWTHGIGLYGIWKYYEITGDPKLLSIIEEWFAARLAEGTTKNINTMAVFLTLAYVYEKTGNQSYLPWLDSWAEWAMHELPRTPHGGMAHITYLSENHHHQQLWDDTLMMTVMPLAKIGKVLNRPEYIAEAKRQFLIHIKYLFDTKTGLFFHGWEFNANQATGHGHNFANARWARGNSWVTIVIPEFIELLDLQPSDPIRVHLVDTLIAQVEALKRLQTNDGYWRTLLDHEDSYVESSATAGFAWGILKAVRKRYIGAEYREVAEKAIRAVVAKIDDDGELQNTSFGTGMGDTLEFYKQIPLTSMPYGQAMAQGALVEWLRGTF; from the coding sequence ATGGCCCTAACCAAAGCGACGGCGCATGCCGCAGTGAGCCGGCTGATTACCAACCTGATCAACATCAAAGACACGACCGGCCAGTTCCTCCTCCGGCTCGAAGACGGGCGCGTCATTGATACAAAGTCCTGGGCCGGATGGGAATGGACGCACGGAATCGGTCTGTATGGCATCTGGAAATACTACGAGATCACAGGCGACCCAAAGCTCCTGTCCATTATCGAAGAATGGTTCGCCGCACGGCTGGCGGAGgggacgacgaagaacatcaacaccatggccGTGTTCCTTACGCTCGCATACGTCTACGAGAAGACGGGGAACCAGAGCTACCTGCCCTGGCTGGATTCCTGGGCTGAATGGGCGATGCACGAGCTCCCGCGCACACCACACGGCGGTATGGCGCACATCACCTACCTCTCAGagaaccaccaccaccagcaactGTGGGACGACACACTGATGATGACGGTCATGCCGCTGGCGAAGATCGGAAAGGTACTCAACCGGCCAGAATACATTGCCGAAGCGAAACGCCAGTTCCTCATCCATATCAAGTACCTTTTCGACACCAAGAcagggctcttcttccatggGTGGGAGTTCAATGCCAACCAGGCGACGGGACATGGACATAACTTCGCGAATGCGCGCTGGGCGCGCGGGAACAGCTGGGTGACGATCGTGATACCGGAGTTCATTGAGCTGCTGGATCTGCAACCGTCCGACCCGATCCGGGTCCACCTCGTCGATACGCTGATTGCGCAGGTAGAGGCCCTGAAGCGGTTGCAGACAAATGATGGGTACTGGCGTACGCTCCTCGACCACGAAGACTCCTACGTCGAGTCCTCGGCCACAGCCGGGTTTGCGTGGGGGATCCTCAAAGCCGTGCGGAAGAGGTACATCGGCGCCGAGTACAGAGAGGTCGCAGAGAAGGCGATCCGGGCTGTGGTGGCCAAgatcgacgatgatggggAGCTGCAAAATACGAGCTTCGGGACGGGAATGGGCGATACATTGGAGTTTTATAAACAGATTCCGTTAACGAGCATGCCGTATGGACAGGCGATGGCGCAGGGGGCGTTGGTCGAGTGGTTGAGGGGGACGTTCTAG
- a CDS encoding putative 2-ketogluconate transporter (transcript_id=CADANIAT00009872), protein MADKPEPESAAAPLSVSKEIKDSAHVERVLSDSEGMHKDHVDQSRVDKEIAAYAGEEVVEIDEETNKRLRRMIDKRVLVIMICTYFLQALDKGTMSFSSIMGIREYADLEDGNKYSWLTTCIYIAVLIVEYPTNWIIQRVPIAKYLGINIILWGAVLALHAACKNFPSLVAVRTLLGIFEAVCQPSFVLMSSMWYKRQEQAETVTYWYMMNGMQQIVGGLLAYCFSLIGNDRDVKSFQALFMTYGCASVLWGFFVLWWLPDSPMRAKCFSEADKKLMVERVRSNQTGLQNRKFRAYQIKEALLDPQIWCYCAIQIFTTLPTSGLGAFANIVIAGFEFTVLQTQLLAMVLGFYIIIVLLTSAYLVRKTGQNLYVMLGFIIPSYIGTIVLMTVDNKNLGTKVGLLISYYITLSFWSAQTLGLSMVSRNIGGATKKSAAIAATFVSWAVGNAIGPQVFLDNDAPKYFIAFGVHLGCYVCLTISVIFLRWYLAHQNKKKERLLREAGLDPNEQNLAHAFEDRTDQENLYFRYIY, encoded by the exons ATGGCCGACAAGCCCGAGCCCGAGAGCGCGGCTGCGCCCCTGTCTGTCTCGAAGGAGATCAAAGACTCAGCGCACGTCGAGCGCGTCCTCTCCGACAGCGAGGGCATGCACAAAGACCATGTCGATCAGTCGCGTGTCGATAAGGAGATCGCCGCGTATGCAGGCGAAGAGGTCGTCGAAATCGACGAGGAGACGAACAAGCGGCTGCGACGGATGATTGACAAGCGCGTGCTGGTCATCATGATCTGCACGTACTTCCTGCAGGCGCTCGATAAGGGAACCATGTCGTTCTCGTCAATTATGGGCATTCGAGAGTATGCGGATCTGGAGGATGGAAACAAG TATTCGTGGCTCACGACCTGTATCTACATCGCCGTTCTGATCGTCGAGTACCCGACCAACTGGATCATCCAGCGCGTGCCGATTGCAAAGTACCTgggcatcaacatcatcctctGGGGGGCCGTGCTAGCCCTGCACGCCGCGTGCAAGAATTTCCCTTCACTTGTCGCCGTCCGCACCCTCCTCGGTATCTTCGAGGCCGTCTGCCAGCCCTCATTTGTGCTCATGTCGAGTATGTGGTATAAGCGTCAGGAGCAGGCAGAGACTGTGACATACTG GTACATGATGAACGGTATGCAACAGATCGTCGGTGGCCTGCTCGCCTACTGCTTTAGTCTCATTGGCAACGACCGCGACGTCAAATCCTTCCAGGCGCTCTTCATGACCTACGGCTGCGCCTCTGTTCTCTGgggcttcttcgtcctctggtGGCTGCCCGACTCGCCTATGCGCGCGAAATGCTTCAGCGAGGCAGACAAGAAGCTCATGGTCGAGCGTGTTCGATCGAACCAGACTGGTCTGCAGAACAGGAAGTTCCGCGCGTACCAGATTAAGGAGGCCCTGCTTGATCCTCAG ATCTGGTGCTACTGCGCCATACAAATTTTCACTACTCTTCCCACTAGCGGCCTCGGTGCCTTCGCCAACATCGTCATCGCCGGTTTTGAGTTTACTGTCCTGCAGACGCAGCTCCTCGCCATGGTGCTTGGTTTCTACATCATCATCGTGCTGCTGACGTCTGCGTATCTCGTTCGAAAGACTGGACAGAACCTCTACGTCATGCTGGGCTTCATTATCCC CTCCTACATCGGCACAATTGTCCTCATGACCGTGGACAACAAGAACCTAGGCACAAAAGTCGGCTTGCTGATCTCCTACTACATCACGCTCTCCTTCTGGTCCGCTCAGACCCTCGGTCTCTCCATGGTCTCGCGCAACATCGGTGGCGCAACCAAGAAATCCGCCGCCATTGCCGCAACATTCGTCTCCTGGGCCGTTGGAAACGCGATCGGCCCGCAGGTGTTCTTGGACAATGATGCCCCGAAGTACTTCATTGCCTTTGGTGTCCATCTAGGTTGCTATGTCTGCTTGACTATCAGCGTCATCTTCCTTAGATGGTACCTGGCGCACcagaataagaagaaggagagacTCCTCCGTGAGGCAGGCCTTGATCCAAATGAGCAGAATCTAGCGCATGCGTTCGAGGACCGCACTGATCAGGAGAACTTATATTTCAGGTATATCTACTAA